The Candidatus Omnitrophota bacterium genome contains the following window.
TGCCTCTCCGATATTTAGACGTCCATGTATAAACTGCATAGAACCAACCTCACCAATCTCGATTTCACCAATCTCTTTATTAACTTCCTTTATCGCCGCTTGGGGACAAAAGTAAGTACAGCTTCCGCAGCCATGGCAAAGGTTCGAAAAGACTAAAATGTTTCCCTTCCTCTCCTTGGATTCGGCTATCACCGCGATAGCATTATAAGCGCATACCTGACGACACTTGCCGCAATAATTACACTTTGCTTGGTCAATTTCCGGAACCGGGATAAAAACTTTTTGGATACTGCTTATGGTCGGCTTCAAAAAAATATGTGCGTTGGGCTCTTCAGCGTCACAATCTAAAAACTGCACCCTCTCCTTTATAGAAAGTGCCAAATTGACCGCTATTGTAGTTTTTCCTGTCCCGCCTTTTCCGCTGGCAATTGATATAATCATAAATTTACATAAGTGAGTGGCAAGCTGTCACTATTTCCTGAAACTTACTGGAATACGTTTCTATGCTAAAATCTTTTCTCTGTAAATATTTACCTATATCGTTTAAGTTTACCGAGCCTGCCTTATGAGTTCTCCCTTCGCTCTCATGAATCTTACCGATTAGTTTTAACCCCTCTTCGTTAAAATCACTCAAGATAAATTTACCTTCAAAACTAGTTACTCTGATAAGTTCATCCATTACTTTATAAGGATTTTCGAAATGATGAATAGCGTTGATTACAAATACTGTATCAAAACTTGCATCTTTAAAGCTAAATTGTTCGGCATTTTCTATTTGAAAATTTACCAATTTTGCAAAACCAAAATATTTTATATTCCGTCTAGCATAATCTTGTTCTTGATACGAAACGTCAACACTAGTAAAATTATACCCTGCCTTAGCTAACTCAACAGTAAAATAACCTTTTCCAGTCCCCACTTCTAGAATATCTCCATCGAAAGGGCATGATTTCTCTAAAATAAATTTACGCTCTTTTTCAATATCGTAACCAAAGCTTTTATAAAAATTTACCCTTTCTAAATATCGAGTATAATAATCTGATGTTTTATTTTCCAAAAACTACTCCCTTAACATTCGAGTCGCACATTTAGGACAATTTAATGAATTACACGGAACGCTTGCCTGATGAGATAATTTCGCCCCACAGCTTGGACAAATACAATTTCCACTTGGGCCAGCACCAGGACTATTGCCACCATTGCGCCCCCTACCGCGCCCCATTCCTCTACCTGTCCCTGAACCTTGACCGAAAGGACCTGTCCCATCTCCTCTTGGCATTTTATACCTCCTTAATTTTCGAAATTTACTAAATTGATAAATTAACTCCTAAAATTCTTAAGGAAGGATCTTAATCTAACTTTATAACGAAATCGCTTCAACCGGGCATTGGCTTAAACAAGCTCCGCAATCTACACATTCTTGACTAATAACTGCTTTACCCTCTTCAATCTTAATCGCCTGTACTGGACACACATCAACACAAGCGCTACAACCAGTACATTTATTATTATCTACTTTAGCCGCCATGCCCCCTCCTTTATCATTTATTACCAAAATGTGAATCTACACTTGGACCTTGGGTTAGTTTAAATTCCCCCCTTTTATACTTCGCTATCACTTCTTTAATTGTTCCCGATACACCAGCAATCACATCAAGGCCTGCTGCCTGTAAGGTCTGAAAAGCATTTGGTCCAACATTGCCGGTTAAAATTACTTTTACCTGCTTTTCGGCTGCAAGCTGACCCGATTGAATTCCAGCCCCACCCATACTATCTATATTAGGATTCTTAACTGACTCAAAATCCTCTGATTCGGTATCAGCAATAATAAAATACTGACAACGACCAAAGCGAGGATCAACCGTCGAATCTAGGCTATCCCCTTGTGACGTAATACAAATCTTCATAAATTTACCTCCTATTCATGCTCACAGTTATCTTCATCAGGATGATCACAAGCTGTCTTTTCTACGCCATATCCTTTTCCGGCCCCAGGCTGGCAAAGGCTTTCCCCTCCTTTAAGTGTTCCGGCCGTAGCTTGCTTAACTATTTCATCTACTTTTCCGCTAATCCCCATTATTGTTTTTATTCCACTTTCATCAAATAACATTTGAGCCCTTTGCCCCATGCCACCAGCGACAATGGCGTTCACTCCTTTCTCCTTTAAAAACTGAGGTAAAAACCCCGGGTGATGCCCTGGGTTATCAACCACCTGTTTCCTTATTAGTTTATCACCCTCAAGCTCTACAATAGTAAAGGAAGGACACCGGCCAAAATGAGCTGATACTAAATCACCATCTGTTGAAATTGCTACTTTCAAAATTACCCCCTTATTAAAAATTTACCAAACAAGTAAGAATAAAGATATTTCCTTACCCCTACCTATCTCTTTACACTATTTATTACCTTCAAGTCCAGCATTAGATTCTAATTCCTTAATGCGCTGATTCATAGCTTCAATCTCATCCTGCATCAGCTTCGCTTCGGCTTTTAACTCAACTGCCTCCTGCTGTGGTGTAAGCCCGGGAACATACGGTAATCCAAAATAAGGATTTCCGTAAGCGTAACCGCCGGCTCTTCGCCATCCAAAGCCTCTTCCAAGACCCCTTCCTAATCCACGACCTCTGCCAAAAAATCCACCTCTGACCGGACGCTGCGCACTTCCTGCCGGCAATGCACAATAGCCTCTTGCCCCACCGGTCATCGAGCCTAACCCTTGAGGACCTGTTCCATCGAAACCTGGCATTTAAATCACCTCCATTTTTTGTTAATGATAATCATTTTCATTAATATTTTAAAAAAAATTACTCCTCCTTTTTACCTTTACATTTATCACATAACCCATAAAATTGGATAACGTGATCGTCGATTTTAAAGTTATATTTTTTAGACAATCCTTTTTCTGTCTTCTGTAATAGTTCAATTTCATCTTTAATAAAATCAGTATAGTCAATAACCCTTCCACAATTCCTACATACTAAATGATGATGATGATGCCGTTGGCCTTTGGGGCCCTGGTTTAACTCATAGCGTGCTCTTCTATCTCCAAAATCTGATCTAATTACCAAGCCCATTTGAACAAGCAATTCAAGCGTACGATACACAGTAGTTAAGCCAACATTGGGATAATCCTTATGAACCTTTATATATACATCCTCAGCACTAACATGTACAGAGGTTGCACCTAAAACGTCCAAAATTGCCCTTCTCGGAACAGTAAACCTATAACCACATCCTTTGAATTTGCCTTGCCACCAGCTAGGCCCTCTTTTGCATCTACCTTGCACTACTCCTCCTTATTGATAATGGTTTCCATTTCTAATATAACATTCATCTCAAAGCTTGTCAAGGTGGTTTTTCAAAAAAATACTGTCTCAGGAAATCTAAATATACAAGAATAGTAAACTTTAGGGAAAGGTTTAGTAAAATAGCGGCTTGAAACCGCCCAAAGCGGCGAAGCCCAAGAACAAGGACAACTTTCGAGTGCCTGCCGGCAGCCAGGGATCGGATATTCTTAAGCACCTAAGTTTGGAAAAAGATTCGGCTCTTGCCCCGAGATCAACTTCTGATTATCCGAAACATAAAATGCAAACTATTGCATTTGTTTTACAGATGCAATAAGGGCTAAAACACCTTTGCCAATTAGCCATGCAATAGCGATAACTATAACCGCAATGATAAATGGTTTTAGAGATCCGGTGCTTGGTTGCAATGAATCTTTCTTGTCTGCCATGTCTTTACCCCCTTCACTTTATTACAGCTTATCGACTATCTGATACAAAACCCCTCCGGCAATATCAGGCTTTGGAAAAACATATTTGCGCGCGGAAATTGTTATCTCAGTCTTGTTATCCGACTCCCTCCTGAGTTGAATCGCCACCATCGCACCCTGTATATTCGCTTTAATGGCTCCGTTTGCCGCATCCTCTTTGGTTAATTTTCCAATCCGTTTTACTACCTCAAGGCTTACTTCATACACATGTTGAAAGCTGGCATCCGTGGTTTGCTGCACACTATCCTTACCTAAAAATGTTGCCGCGATACCAACCGGCAAGGCCGCCACTCCAGACAACATAACAAGGCCGTATATCTTAGCGGCTTTTATCCCCGCAGCCTTTACCGGTTCCACAAGGATCAAGACAGCCAGTTGTTGCGCACTAGTAATACCTTTATAGCTTTTATGAATATTAACGTCCTGCACTCGCACAGCCGGCTCCGTGCCTACTGAATAATCTTTATAAACTATTTTTCCAATGCCTAGAGTCAAGAGATCGATTCGCATCGGCATAGGCTTAGACGGCTTTGGCGCCTGCACCACCTTTAACGAATCTACATTGAGCTCTCCTTCTTTGTTCTTCATGAGCCCCATCTCATCTAACTCAACCTCCACAAGTACCAAGTGTAATTTTTGTTTAAAAAGGGCAGCGCGGTCATAGATAACGTTTATTTTCGAGCAAGAGACAAGTATGCCCTTAGGAAACCCACTTGGATTGTATATTTTGAGCCCGGATATACGTATAGATGATTTTAAAATACTAAATGAAAAACCATCCATATGGACCGGCACTCCGGTAATGCGAGAGGCGGCAGTTGTCACCACAGATTTAATTATCGGATTTTTAAAAACTATGATAGATACTAAAAGAACTACTATTACTCCTAGCACTATAAGAAATTTCTTCATAAGCACCCCCCTATCCCGCTGATTCTATTTTCAATAGAGTCTTTCTTACTTTCGAGCTAAACCAAAAGCCCCGCCTATGCCGGCGACAAATCCGCCAATCAAAAGCCAGAGCGCCCTGTCTGTAGACGTGTCCGCGAAAAAGCGCGCTACATCGGCACTAGCCGAGAGATAGACTTTATTTCATGCTTAAAACAATATGATTATTTTTTATTTCTGGCAAAATCTCGGCAAAACGCATCATCATCTCATCAGTAGACTTTAATCTAGAAACTTTCACCTTATTTTGGTTTAGCTTAACCATACAACCGGTTTCTTCTTCAATGATCTTCTCAATAGCTGCATAAGTGTAATATTTGGGATCAAATTGTACCTGTTTTAAATTTTTTATATCCAAAGAACTTCTATGAGTTCCAGGAAGGTAAATTGTTCCATTGTTGAAATCAACCGCGTAAGCAATGACACCAGGAATTATAAAAAGCAATAAGCAAAGCCCATCCATAACTGCAACTCCCGCATCAATCCTCCCAGCCTTCTGTCCTTTGCGTTCAGGATACATAATAGTCCCACATCCTGACAACTGAACAATTAAAATAGCGTAAAACAAAACATGTAACATTTTTGATAACTTCTTAACCATAAATCCTCCTTTACTTTTTTAACTCAACCCTGCTTTTCCTCAATAATCATTTTATGCATGCCTTACAACAAGACGTGTCAAGCCAACTAAGATCACAGCGCCACCAAGTGCCACTAAAAAGGCACCAATTGAACTACTACCGGTAGATAACCCGATTTCTCTGGCTATCCATCCGCCAAGCATAGCCCCAAAAATCCCAATCACAATATCTCCGATAATTCCAAAACCCCGACCGCTGACAATCAACCCTGCCAACCATCCAATCGCTCCACCGATAACGAGAAACCATACCCACTGTCCTATTGTGTTATGCTCCATACCTCTTACCTCCTTTTTTTACGGTCTATTGAAAAAGGCCGCATTGTCGTCAATAAACTACAAGTCACATCCACGGATTTTTTAAACGAACGAAATTCCTTTTCTCTTTTTTATATCACACCTATTCCGTGGAGCTTTCTCACCCCCTAATAATTCCTTTAAAAAATTCTTAAGGAAATCAGTTGTCGGTGACAGCAAACATTCAATGCGTTCGTTTTAAAATAGAGTCGCATAATTCGAATAATTTTTCTTTAATTAAAATTTTGTATTATTGAAGCATCGCTCCAGTTATAATTTGTCTCTAAAAGCAAGATAGTCTGAATCAAAGCTAGATGCGAATACCCCTGAGGAAAGTTACCGGTCAAACGGCCGGAACTTATTTCCACATCCTCAGAGAAAAGACTAAATTTATTCAGACAGCGTAAAATATTTTTCAGCATTTCCCGACTGGTTTTTTCTTCTCCGATCAAATATAAAGAATTTATCATCCAAAAGGTGCAAACGATAAAGGCGTTTTCCGGCTGACCGAATTCATCCTCTGAAATGTAACGAAAAGTAAAACCGGACTTGGTTAGTTCTTGATATGTTTTTTCCACAGTCTTAATCATTTTCGGATCGCTCTTTTCCAGAAAGCCGTAATGTAGCATCAAAAGATTAGCGGCATCTAACTCCTGAGCACCATAACACATCACAAATGACTCGCGAGCCTCATCCCAACCGTTTTCTAGTATATCTTGCTTGATCTCCGAAGCTACTTTTAACCATTTTTCGGCATTACTAGGCCTTCCAATAAAACTAGCAATCTTTGCAGCCCTATCCATAGCTACCCAACTCATAACCTTCGAATGAACATAATGCCTTAATTCCCCCCTACGCTCCCATATTCCATTGTCCGGCTCTCGCCATTTTTTCAACACATTATTTGCTAAATCCCTAACTACTGTCCAAATTTCTTCATCTATCGTAGCCTTTCCTCTGCGATTGGTTATAAGGTACGTATAGATAGCCTCAATGAGCTGGCCATAGATATCATTTTGCACCTGTCTATAGGCATCGTTACCGATTCGTACAGGCTTAGAACCCTCATAGCCGGCCAGATGATCTAATATTTTCTCGGTCAATAGCCTTTCGCCATTTATTCCGTACATAACCGATATATTCTCGTGTTTCAGTAACCTTCGGTTTAATACAAAATTCATATAGCGCTGCGCCGAACGCATATGCCCGATTCTAGTATATAAATCTACAATCATTGAGGCATCCCTTATCCAACAATATCGATAGTCCCAGTTCCGATCCTTGCCAATTATCTCCGGCAGCGATGTTGTCGGCGCTGCAATAACAGCCCCCGAACGCTGATAGGTAAGAAGCTTGAGGGTGATAGCTGAACGGATAAGTAAATCTTTATACTTTGAGGGAACTTTTGTTCGATATACCCAATCCAGCCAGTAAGTCTTTGTCTTCTCGTATTCAATATATATCTTATCCGTATCGATGTCTTGTAGCTTTTCGTGATAAGAAAAAAGCAAAAAAGAAGTGCCCTTCAATTCCATGGGCTCTGAGCTCATTATTTTATTATAGTCTAAATTACTATATAAATAAAAACTTGCGTATTCACCTTTCTTGGAGGTAATCTTTAAATGATTATTTTCTAAGACAATCTCGCAATCACTAATGGCATAATTCGGCTTTGGTTTCAACTCAACGATAATTTTTGGATTACCAGAAATAAGCAAAATATCCCGGTGAATCTCCGGTGGACAGTAATACTCGTCTCTTAAAGTAAAAAAACGAGGCATATAATCCCTTAATTCAAAAACCCCATCTTCTGTAGTAAAAATGGTCCGAAGGATCGGCGTGTGAACAACATAATGTTGTTCTACTTTTATTATATTCGCAGCGGATATCTTGAAATATCCTCCTTTATCTTGGTCTAGGATTTTAGCAAATACCGATGGCGAATCAAAAAAAGGAAAACACAGCCAATCTATACTGCAATCACTAGAAATCAAAGCCGAGCTTGTGCAATTTCCGATAATCGCATAATCGTAGTTTTTCATTACCTCACCTTTTTAAATATCATAAAAAAAATAGACTACCTTGGAATCAATAAAGATTCATCAAGTTTTATAATTAATTCAGTACCTACAGGAAGCTTTATCTCTTTTCGACCTGACAATAAAGCAGCGCTTGCACTCGAAACAACACCAATAGCAAGCCCTTTTTCAGCACCATTCTTACCAAGAACTTCTTTTCCGACTAAACTCCCCATAACTCCGCTAGCGCCAATTATGGCTAAATCTTGCGCGGCTTTACCGGGTATTTTAATAACTTTTACGCCTTCATCAGTATCAAGGCTGGCTACAACAGGAATAATTACTCCGGAAAATAAGACTACCTGATCAAGCAATAAAAGCAAGCTTGCTTTATCGCCTAATTTTTCAAATTTTGTGGCGCTTTTGACCAAGCCTCTGATTTGTACGCCTTTAGCCAATACAACCCTATCCTTATAATTAAGATCTTCTTTTAATTTAGTAATGAAGATATCGCCGCGTTTATTGCTATTAGAACTGAGAGGTGCCCCTAAAACAACGGTGAGGTTAACTCCTTTCTGAATCTGATATCCTTCTTGGGTTTCTTGTACCTTTTCAACTAATGGCTCACATCCTAACAAAGATAAAACCAAAACTATAGACATTAATCTAGCTAAACTTTTCATTCTTTATCGCCTCCTCCGGTAACTTTTCCTATAAACTTAACTCCTCTGCTAATAAAAGAATAAGGATAAGATGCTATTTGGAATAATCCTGCCCCTGAAGAAAGACTTCTTATCGGCCTTTTAATAGCATCGATAAATTCGGCCCGAACCGCTTCATCATCTATAACACCTTCTTCCTTAACCATTGTCAACCGATGAAGGGAATACAGGCCGACAAGAAAAGCCAAAGCAAAAAAGAAATCCCAATGCTGAAAATTAAGTGCCTGGAAAATCAACTCTCTGCCAGGAGAAGACCACTTAAAAACTAAAGATAAATTACGGGCAGCAAAGAAATCAGCAAACTTACCTCCCAAAATAGGCGCTATGCCGGCAGCAAAGGAATTAACCAAAGTATTGGTAGCTAAATAGGCAGTTGCCTGACCTTTCGGGGCAAGCTTTAATCCGATATTACCGGAAGCTATGGCTATGCCGGCGGTAGCAATGCCCATTACTATATGGATGACTACTAAAATTGGCAAAGTTAAAAAGTATTTCTCCGGCATAGTGGTAAATGTCCAAGCAAGAATGCTAAACATAAATAAAGGGCCGCTTACCGCTAAAACTGACTTATTGCTAAACCGATCAGCCCACTTACCCCATAAAGAAAGAAAAGTAAAGTTAAATACCTGACTGACTATACTTAAAAACACTATCATCGACATACCTAAACCCAGCTTAGTCAACATATATACGGTAAAAAAAGGTGCCGCCAGGTTAACCGCAAAACTCCAAGAACCTAAAAAAAACATTAAACGCCTAAAATTTATATCCTTAAACGGCTGAGTGAGAAGTTTTAAAAAATCTGCCTTTTCCGACTGCATGGCCGGTTCAGGCGTCCGGGATAAAAAGATAACACCAACTATCCCGATAAGGAAAGCAACCGCAAAAAGTCCGGAATAAGCATATATTTCAACATCAGGGAAACTCCTTTTCCAAAAATCAAGAAACATACTTGCCAAAATGCTGACAAAAACTCCTAAAAATGTTGCAACCCTTAATCTCTCGGAAAAAAATGTTCCCATCTGATTTTCAGGAACTAAATCCCGCATCCAAGAATTCCAGGCACAACCGCCGATGCCTCCGAAACCGGAAGAAAACAAAACCGCGACAATAAGAAC
Protein-coding sequences here:
- a CDS encoding ATP-binding protein, with translation MIISIASGKGGTGKTTIAVNLALSIKERVQFLDCDAEEPNAHIFLKPTISSIQKVFIPVPEIDQAKCNYCGKCRQVCAYNAIAVIAESKERKGNILVFSNLCHGCGSCTYFCPQAAIKEVNKEIGEIEIGEVGSMQFIHGRLNIGEAMVPPVIRQIKKYIDPTGTVIIDAPPGTSCPVVETIKRSDFCLLVTEPTPFGLNDLMLAVEVLRKLKVSFGVVINRSDLGDNKTDEYCQKENVPILMRIPFKKEIAITYSKGEPIVKAFPEYRKDFEQLFNKIKDGKLS
- a CDS encoding class I SAM-dependent methyltransferase is translated as MENKTSDYYTRYLERVNFYKSFGYDIEKERKFILEKSCPFDGDILEVGTGKGYFTVELAKAGYNFTSVDVSYQEQDYARRNIKYFGFAKLVNFQIENAEQFSFKDASFDTVFVINAIHHFENPYKVMDELIRVTSFEGKFILSDFNEEGLKLIGKIHESEGRTHKAGSVNLNDIGKYLQRKDFSIETYSSKFQEIVTACHSLM
- a CDS encoding DUF5320 family protein, producing MPRGDGTGPFGQGSGTGRGMGRGRGRNGGNSPGAGPSGNCICPSCGAKLSHQASVPCNSLNCPKCATRMLRE
- a CDS encoding 4Fe-4S binding protein, which gives rise to MAAKVDNNKCTGCSACVDVCPVQAIKIEEGKAVISQECVDCGACLSQCPVEAISL
- a CDS encoding NifB/NifX family molybdenum-iron cluster-binding protein, which encodes MKICITSQGDSLDSTVDPRFGRCQYFIIADTESEDFESVKNPNIDSMGGAGIQSGQLAAEKQVKVILTGNVGPNAFQTLQAAGLDVIAGVSGTIKEVIAKYKRGEFKLTQGPSVDSHFGNK
- a CDS encoding NifB/NifX family molybdenum-iron cluster-binding protein, encoding MKVAISTDGDLVSAHFGRCPSFTIVELEGDKLIRKQVVDNPGHHPGFLPQFLKEKGVNAIVAGGMGQRAQMLFDESGIKTIMGISGKVDEIVKQATAGTLKGGESLCQPGAGKGYGVEKTACDHPDEDNCEHE
- a CDS encoding DUF5320 domain-containing protein — encoded protein: MPGFDGTGPQGLGSMTGGARGYCALPAGSAQRPVRGGFFGRGRGLGRGLGRGFGWRRAGGYAYGNPYFGLPYVPGLTPQQEAVELKAEAKLMQDEIEAMNQRIKELESNAGLEGNK
- a CDS encoding transcriptional repressor; the encoded protein is MQGRCKRGPSWWQGKFKGCGYRFTVPRRAILDVLGATSVHVSAEDVYIKVHKDYPNVGLTTVYRTLELLVQMGLVIRSDFGDRRARYELNQGPKGQRHHHHHLVCRNCGRVIDYTDFIKDEIELLQKTEKGLSKKYNFKIDDHVIQFYGLCDKCKGKKEE
- a CDS encoding DUF3568 domain-containing protein: MKKFLIVLGVIVVLLVSIIVFKNPIIKSVVTTAASRITGVPVHMDGFSFSILKSSIRISGLKIYNPSGFPKGILVSCSKINVIYDRAALFKQKLHLVLVEVELDEMGLMKNKEGELNVDSLKVVQAPKPSKPMPMRIDLLTLGIGKIVYKDYSVGTEPAVRVQDVNIHKSYKGITSAQQLAVLILVEPVKAAGIKAAKIYGLVMLSGVAALPVGIAATFLGKDSVQQTTDASFQHVYEVSLEVVKRIGKLTKEDAANGAIKANIQGAMVAIQLRRESDNKTEITISARKYVFPKPDIAGGVLYQIVDKL
- a CDS encoding GlsB/YeaQ/YmgE family stress response membrane protein, with the protein product MEHNTIGQWVWFLVIGGAIGWLAGLIVSGRGFGIIGDIVIGIFGAMLGGWIAREIGLSTGSSSIGAFLVALGGAVILVGLTRLVVRHA
- a CDS encoding glycoside hydrolase family 15 protein, with product MKNYDYAIIGNCTSSALISSDCSIDWLCFPFFDSPSVFAKILDQDKGGYFKISAANIIKVEQHYVVHTPILRTIFTTEDGVFELRDYMPRFFTLRDEYYCPPEIHRDILLISGNPKIIVELKPKPNYAISDCEIVLENNHLKITSKKGEYASFYLYSNLDYNKIMSSEPMELKGTSFLLFSYHEKLQDIDTDKIYIEYEKTKTYWLDWVYRTKVPSKYKDLLIRSAITLKLLTYQRSGAVIAAPTTSLPEIIGKDRNWDYRYCWIRDASMIVDLYTRIGHMRSAQRYMNFVLNRRLLKHENISVMYGINGERLLTEKILDHLAGYEGSKPVRIGNDAYRQVQNDIYGQLIEAIYTYLITNRRGKATIDEEIWTVVRDLANNVLKKWREPDNGIWERRGELRHYVHSKVMSWVAMDRAAKIASFIGRPSNAEKWLKVASEIKQDILENGWDEARESFVMCYGAQELDAANLLMLHYGFLEKSDPKMIKTVEKTYQELTKSGFTFRYISEDEFGQPENAFIVCTFWMINSLYLIGEEKTSREMLKNILRCLNKFSLFSEDVEISSGRLTGNFPQGYSHLALIQTILLLETNYNWSDASIIQNFN
- a CDS encoding MFS transporter, producing the protein MRFKTQEQISEKELKIGLRSVVADGVMSHLMGVLTGGVFLVAIAVKLGASNFQIGLIAAIPALMQFVQIPAIFLIEKIRSRKTVAIYSALIGRFGFLLIALSPFLFVPSVGLAVLIVAVLFSSGFGGIGGCAWNSWMRDLVPENQMGTFFSERLRVATFLGVFVSILASMFLDFWKRSFPDVEIYAYSGLFAVAFLIGIVGVIFLSRTPEPAMQSEKADFLKLLTQPFKDINFRRLMFFLGSWSFAVNLAAPFFTVYMLTKLGLGMSMIVFLSIVSQVFNFTFLSLWGKWADRFSNKSVLAVSGPLFMFSILAWTFTTMPEKYFLTLPILVVIHIVMGIATAGIAIASGNIGLKLAPKGQATAYLATNTLVNSFAAGIAPILGGKFADFFAARNLSLVFKWSSPGRELIFQALNFQHWDFFFALAFLVGLYSLHRLTMVKEEGVIDDEAVRAEFIDAIKRPIRSLSSGAGLFQIASYPYSFISRGVKFIGKVTGGGDKE